AAAATACATAGTCTGCCATACACACCGCATAATTGGAAAGCTTACTTTAAAGGTGGTTGGAAAAAAGCTAGGAAATCAGACAATATTATCCAAGCTAAGCAGTGTCCAGAGTGTTCTGCGATGTGGCCTTTGATTCAATCGGTCTGCGATTTATGTGGATACGATTTTGGCGAGCGAGAACAAGCTGAGAAAGAACGCATTGAAGCCGAACTAGTTGAAATTAAGCGACAAGAGTTTCAGTTAATGCGGACTGCAGGCTGTAAATATGGTTCGGATTTGTCGCAAAACTGGCAGATTGCAAAAGCAAGAGCCAAAGTAAATGGTGGCAAACCATTATACACATTATTGTTTTACTATGTCGGCAACGCCAAAATGCGTGTATCAGACGATGATATTATTCGAATGACTGGTGTTTCTAGTCGAGAATATCAAAATGCCCGCAAGTGGGTAGAAAAACAGAAAAATAAAATTATAACGAGGTATTAACACATGGGATTTACAACAGATTTTTCAGAAGTAAAAGAGTTTTCAGATTTTAAAGAACAAGACTATGAAATGATTGTTTTCGATGCGTATGAAGCCAAGAATAAAAACGATAAGATGCGCGTTGTAATTGACTACGTGGTTCGCAATGACGTACAGCAGGAAAAGCAAAATGCCCACTTATGGGATGAACAATATAAATCGTCACAGACAGGGAAGTACCATATAGGTATTCTAATGGGGAAAGCTAAAGCGCTCGGTATTCCTGAAGGGAAGCATTATGATAGTTTTGAAGCGTTTCTCAATGACTTTAAAGGTCGTACAGCTAAGATTCGTGTGAAGCTGGAAGAATATAACGGCGAGAAATATCCAAAAGTTCGCTTTACTAATCCTACAGACATCCCAGCTTGTCACCATGTTTGGAAAGAAAAAACAGATGTAGCGTCCACAACTATCAATGAAGATGGATTGCCGTTTTAATCATTAAAGGAGCACTATGAAAGGACTATCCGATTCGCTTAGCCGATTGCTCTATCAAATAGACTGGGGTTCTAGTCTATTTGGCGAATCGGTATTAAAAGCGGAGTTAAAAAAACAGTTATACAAAGTCCACTATGTGGATGATAAAAACCAGGTTTACTATTATTTTGAATCTACAAATGTCGAGCCGAAAGACATCGGGTATTTCGCAAGCGACGGACGAAAAACCTATCGCTTTATTTACGGAGAAGTCAAAATGACTCAGGAAACGGACAATCGTCCAGCTAGAGTTACTTATTATGCTGAAAATAATTTCCCGCCGTTTGCGAAACTCGTCATCGACTATCTTCTTGGGAAGTATTCGATTATTGATGGATTTCTATACGATGTCAGCAATCGACAATTCAGATTACTAGATGAATATGCGTTGCAAACAAAGTATGGTTTCAAGGACGCGAACCACATCATAGAAATTTTATCTGGGATTCATCACTATTTGAATGTGAAACCGGTCAATTATATCCAGCTCTATCAAATAGCTGGGCAAGATTTTATCATTGACTTAGAATTGAATGAATTGCTACACGAACCGCCTAAGCAGAATGTATCGTATTTCAAACATTATCCCGTGAAATTATCCAATGCATATGATTCACAAAAAATTGCACAGGAATTTCTTGAATATGTCATCGCAGACCATCAATCGCTTCATAATGCACAACTCCAAGCTTACTACATGGCTCAAGTAGCGTGTGGAATCCGACCGAAAACAAATTTCTTTATCTCAAAGTCTGGGGTTCGAACAGGGAAGGGGTTACGACATATAGCGCTGTCAGGATTGTTCAAGAAAATTGATGTTGAATTAGACACACTAAAATCAAACGGTTTTGAAGCTTTGCAAGCGTGGTCGATGTTCTCAGGTGGAGAAATGGCACTCGCGACAGAACAAGGCGACATACAAGGTCTTGCTATGGAACGAGTGTTAAAGATTATTGCAACAGAAAAAACGCATGTTGCTCGGTCAATTGGGCAAAACCAATCCTTGGTTAATCTGTCAAGCGTACTATGCATAGACACAAACCGAACAGTTGCGTTATCTGATGAGATGAACGGCCGTAAGATTCTCATCCAGTATCAGGACAGGCCAGAAGGCGAGACGGATTTTGAGCGTGAAGAGATATTTGCAAAATATTGGCGAGCATTTACGAATCGAGATAAGTCTCCGAAAATCGAAGGTAGTTTGGGTTTCCTACTTAACTCCATGGAATATTTTAAGCAACAGGGTGAAATGTATCTATGGAAGAATGTAGAAGTTATTAACGATATAGATTTAGATGATTTCCAAGTTGCGCTTATTAACTCGTTGCAAGAAGTTGATTTCGTTCAGCGTACTGGAAACAAGGAAGTGGTTGACCTGTCGGTTGCGGTGTATCGCGGAAACAACGCTAAACTGAGCAATGCACTATCAGAAATCGGAGTCAAAGCTACATCAAAAAAAATAAATGGTAAGGCTGTTAGAGGCTATGTCGTTGAAAATCAGGAACGTTTTGATAAATTTGTCATTTGAGGTTACAGACGGTTACGCACCTAATGGCAAGGTGCGTAACCACCTCAATCCCTTGGGGGACAAGGAGTTTCACCGTTAAAATTTAAAAGGTTACGCAGTTACAAACCAACTCAATAAAGACAATAATTGTTTAAGTTATTTATATATAGTATATAAGGGTAGGGGGGTCTGTAACTGCGTAACTGCGTAACCGATATGGCGAAAACCCTTGATATTACTGAATTTTTGGAGGTTACAGAGGTTACGGAGGTTACAGAGTGGCACATCATGATACAGCATTAAATTTCTTAAAAAAAGGATACCAGGTTATTCCGTTAAGTCGAAAAACTGGTAGTCCGATTATAAAATTCAAGGATATTCAAATTACAGAAGAGATTATCAAATCGGTTAATTGGCTAAATTGTGATTATGCACTTCTCATGCGTGGGGTTTGGGCAATTGATATCGATACACATGAACTTGATGAAACGACAGCAAAAGGGCTTAAATGGTTAATTCAAACATGTGGGGCGGATATTTTACGAATCACCACGACTGATCAATATAACAACGGATTAGATGGATACAGTTCGTTGCTTAACAGCGAGTACAAAGAGGAGTTGCTTGACAATTTCAGTAAGACCTTTATCGAAGTCACAGCCAGCGGTGGTATGCATATATTGTTTAAAAAGCGCAATGATATTCCATATGGGCAAAAACCAAAAATTATGAAGGGGATTGATATTAAGGCGCACGAGAATAACTATGTGAAAATATTCCCGTCAGAAGGTCGAGAAGTCTTACAGGCGGTTGATAGTCTACCGTACTATGAAGGAGAATTTGAAAAACAAGCATTCAAGCCGAAGCAACACATTGTCACGCAGTATTTCAGCGAATTATTACCAACGCCGTCCAATAATGGTACACATGAAGGTCGTGAAGCATATGAGCGTGTTACATCAGGAACGTGTATGAATCGCAATGATGATTTGTTTAAAGCAGCTTGTTGGGCTTTTGAAAACGGACATCCGATTGATAATTTAATGATTATTATTGGTACTGTGAAGGGTCGCGATACTTTTACTAGAGAGGAGTTTGAACGTACAGTTGAATCAGCGAGAAGAAAAGTCAGCTATGTCACTTTCGGAACATGATGTGCAAAATGCCATCCGTATGGAGCTAGCGAGACGACATATTGTTTGTTTCCGTGCAAACGTCGGAAAGGTTCGTATGGCGGACGGTCGCTATTTCGACACTGGTCTACCGAAAGGTTTTTCAGATTTATTTGGTTTTAAATCAGACGGAAAGATATTTTTTATTGAAGTAAAAAATAAATCAGGTCGCATCAGACCTGAGCA
Above is a window of Streptococcus sp. zg-86 DNA encoding:
- a CDS encoding DUF669 domain-containing protein; this translates as MGFTTDFSEVKEFSDFKEQDYEMIVFDAYEAKNKNDKMRVVIDYVVRNDVQQEKQNAHLWDEQYKSSQTGKYHIGILMGKAKALGIPEGKHYDSFEAFLNDFKGRTAKIRVKLEEYNGEKYPKVRFTNPTDIPACHHVWKEKTDVASTTINEDGLPF
- a CDS encoding phage resistance protein, whose product is MKGLSDSLSRLLYQIDWGSSLFGESVLKAELKKQLYKVHYVDDKNQVYYYFESTNVEPKDIGYFASDGRKTYRFIYGEVKMTQETDNRPARVTYYAENNFPPFAKLVIDYLLGKYSIIDGFLYDVSNRQFRLLDEYALQTKYGFKDANHIIEILSGIHHYLNVKPVNYIQLYQIAGQDFIIDLELNELLHEPPKQNVSYFKHYPVKLSNAYDSQKIAQEFLEYVIADHQSLHNAQLQAYYMAQVACGIRPKTNFFISKSGVRTGKGLRHIALSGLFKKIDVELDTLKSNGFEALQAWSMFSGGEMALATEQGDIQGLAMERVLKIIATEKTHVARSIGQNQSLVNLSSVLCIDTNRTVALSDEMNGRKILIQYQDRPEGETDFEREEIFAKYWRAFTNRDKSPKIEGSLGFLLNSMEYFKQQGEMYLWKNVEVINDIDLDDFQVALINSLQEVDFVQRTGNKEVVDLSVAVYRGNNAKLSNALSEIGVKATSKKINGKAVRGYVVENQERFDKFVI
- a CDS encoding bifunctional DNA primase/polymerase, giving the protein MAHHDTALNFLKKGYQVIPLSRKTGSPIIKFKDIQITEEIIKSVNWLNCDYALLMRGVWAIDIDTHELDETTAKGLKWLIQTCGADILRITTTDQYNNGLDGYSSLLNSEYKEELLDNFSKTFIEVTASGGMHILFKKRNDIPYGQKPKIMKGIDIKAHENNYVKIFPSEGREVLQAVDSLPYYEGEFEKQAFKPKQHIVTQYFSELLPTPSNNGTHEGREAYERVTSGTCMNRNDDLFKAACWAFENGHPIDNLMIIIGTVKGRDTFTREEFERTVESARRKVSYVTFGT
- a CDS encoding VRR-NUC domain-containing protein, which gives rise to MSLSEHDVQNAIRMELARRHIVCFRANVGKVRMADGRYFDTGLPKGFSDLFGFKSDGKIFFIEVKNKSGRIRPEQEKFIERMRLFGALAGVARSVEEALDIIEEKTDE